A single region of the Streptomyces sp. NBC_00236 genome encodes:
- a CDS encoding YlxR family protein: MSGRTHARACPERTCVGCRERAAKSELLRIVVDGDACLPDPRGTLPGRGAYVHPVSVCLDLAVRRRAFPRAFKAKGPFDSAAVQRFVERVTP, from the coding sequence GTGTCTGGCCGGACGCACGCCCGCGCTTGCCCCGAGCGAACCTGTGTGGGATGCCGGGAGCGGGCGGCCAAGAGCGAGCTGCTGCGCATCGTGGTGGACGGGGATGCATGCCTCCCTGATCCGCGCGGTACGCTGCCCGGCCGGGGTGCATATGTACACCCCGTCTCCGTCTGTCTGGACCTGGCGGTTCGCCGCCGGGCCTTCCCCCGGGCCTTCAAGGCCAAGGGGCCGTTCGACTCCGCTGCGGTGCAGCGGTTCGTCGAGCGGGTGACACCGTAA